TGGGACTTCGGGGTGCCGGCGGTGACGTCGATCTCCGCCGACCTCCACAAGTACGCCTACGCCGGCAAGGGCGCGTCGGTGCTGATGTGGCGGTCGATGGCCGACATGAAGCACCAGTTCTTCGTCGCCGCCGACTTCCCGGGCGGCATCTACGTGTCGCCGACCCTGATCGGCACCCGCCCCGGCGGCCCGATCGCCGCGGCCTGGGCCGCGCTCCAGGGCCTCGGCGCCGACGGCTACCAGCGCCTGACCGCGGCCGCGCTCGACGCCGCCGATCGCGTGCGCGCCGGGGTCGCGGCCATCGACGGGCTGCGCGTCGTCGGCGACAGCCTGGCGACGATCGTCGCGTTCGGCGCCGCGCCCGGCGGCCCCGACATCTACACCGTGGCCGATCGGCTCGAGGCCCGGGGCTGGTCGGTCGATCGCAGCCAGTCGCCGGCGGCGATCCACCTGACCTGCACCGCCAACCACCAGGCGATCATCGACGACTACCTGGCCGATCTGCGCGACGCCTGCGCCGAGGTCCGGGCCGATCCGTCGCTCAAGCGGAGCGGCTCGGCGCCGATGTACGGGATGATGGCCAAGCTGCCGATGCGCGGCATGGTCAAGCGCTCGGTCGCGAAGGTGATGGAGGCGATGTACATGCCGGGCGTGGTCGTGCCCGACGTCGCCGCCAGCGCCAACGACGGGGTCGTCGGCAAGATCATCGATCGCTACGGCCCGCAGCTCGACGCCGCGCTCGACACGTTCACGAGCGTGCGCGGCGCGCTGACCCGGCGCCGGAGGAAGCGGTGACGCGGATCGCGGTCGCGCGGTTCATGCAAGAGACCAACGCGCTGACGCCGGTGCCGACCGACCTGCGCGACTTCGAGCAGAGCCACTACCTGGTCGGCGCCGCGCTGGCGCAGGCGATCGAGCCGGGCGGCCACGAGGTCGCCGGCTTCTTCAAGAAGGCCGAGCTGGCCGGCGCGGTCGCCGCGGTGCGCGCGGCCGGCGCGACGCCGGTGCCGATCCTGTCGGCGTGGGCGTCCTCGGGCGGCAAGCTCACCCGGGCCTGCTTCGACACCCTGGCCGAGCGCCTCGCCGACGGGCTGCGCGCCGCCCGGCCCGACGGCGTCGTGCTGGCCCTGCACGGCGCGATGGGCGTCGACGGCCTGCGCGACCCGGAGACCGAGCTCCTGCGGATCGCCCGCGACGCCGCCGGCGGCGTGCCGCTGACCTGCACCCACGATCTGCACGCCAACCTGACCCCGCGCCGATGCGCGCGGTGTTCCGGCGGATGGCCCGGGCCGAACGCACCGGCGAGGTCGTCAGCGCCTCGACGTTCATGGTCCACCCGTGGAACGACGACCCGGCGCTGGGCTGGTCGACCCTGGCCTACGGCGAGCCGGCCGAGGTCGAGCGCCTCGTCGACGAGCTGGCCGAGATGTGCTGGGCCCGGCGCCACGAGCTGCCGCCGACCTTCAGCTCCGCGTCGGCCGGGCTGGCCGCGGCCCGGGCCGCGCGCGTGCGCCGCAGGCTGGGCGTGGTGACCATGTCCGACGCGTCCGACGTCGTCACCGCGGGCGCGCCCGGCGACTCGACCCACCTGCTGCGCGCGATGCTGGCCGAGGGCACGGGCCTCTTGACCTACGCGGCGGTGCGCGATCCGGTGGCGATCGAGCAGCTCTGGGCCGCGCCGGTAGGCGCCGAGGTCGACGTCGAGGTCGGCGGTCACCTCGATCCGGCGTCGGGCCCGCCGCTGGCGGTGCGCGCGACGATCGTCCGCACGCTCGAGCAGCCGGGCTTCCTGCGCACCGCCGTCCTGCCGATCGAGCACCTGCGCCTGGTCGTGACCGAGGGCCGGCGATGGTGATGCGGCCGTCGTTCTACAAGGACGTCGGGCTCGACCTGTGGCAGGCCGACGTCGTGATGGTGAAGAACTTCTTCCCGTTCCTGATGTTCTTCCTGCCGTACAACCGCAAGACCATCTTCGTCCGCACCAGCGGCGCGACCGACTTCGACGCGGCCCACCGCCTGACCTTCGACGGCCCGATGCACCCGCGCGACGTGGTCGACGACTGGCGCCCGCGCGACCGCGCGCGCCGCGGCCTCGACGCGTAGCGCCCGCGCGCTCGCAGCCTGCGCGGCAGCCTCGACGCCGGGCGCCTGCGCGCTTCGCAGGCCGCGCGCTGCAGAGTCCGCAGGGCTGCAGGCCGCACCCGCGCCCACGCCGCGCACGGCGCCGTCGCGCGCTGGTCCGCGGCGTGCATTGGTCTCGGTCCGTCCCGCGGCCGTCCGGCGTCGGGACATGGAGCTGTCGATCCCCATGAATACCTCTCCCCGCCTCCGCGTCTTCTCCTCGCTAGCCGCGCTCGCGCTCGCGCTCACCGTCGCCGCCGGCCTCGCCAGCGCCGACGGCCGCCGCGGCGCCGGCGCCAGCCACGACCAGCCCAGCTGCGATCACGCCGCCCGCGGCGACGATCACGACGGCCGCGCTGATCGTGCCGACCGCGCCGACCGCTACGACGGTCGCGCCGATCGTAACGCCCGCGACGGTCGCGATGCCCGCGCCGATCGCGGTCGCGCCGATCGCGGTCGTGATCGCTACGCCCGCGATACCCGCGCCGGCGGCCGCGACGCCCGCGCCGCCCAGCCGTGGACCCGCGGCCGGCTCAGCGCACGCGCGCCGCTCCCCACGGTCATGCGCATGACCCCGATGCCCGCGCCGCGGGGCCGGCTGGTCCGGGGCAAGCTGTAGTCGCCGCAGTTGACAGCATCGGCGCCCGTCGCGGATCGTCGGGCATGCGCGCCGCGGTCGTCGTCGTCGTGACCCTGTCCCTCGTCGCCACCGCCGGCTGCCGCCGATCGGCCGACCGACGCGCGAGTTCGCGCGCGATCGCCGCGCGCGACGCCAGCGCCGCGACGCCAGCCGCGCCGATCGCGCCGACGGGAATCCGGACCGTGGGTGCGCGGCCCGCGGCCGGCTCGGTCCGGGCCGCGCAGGTCACCGATGCCTACGCGATCGTGCTGCCACCGCGGGCCGACCTCGCCGCGGTCGAGCGGGCGATGCGCGCGGTCGCGACGGCGCGGGGCCTCGACGCAGAGTTCCGGCCGATGACGGTCGCCGAGATCGGCGTCACGGCCCAGTCGATGCGGTACTTCGCCCGCGGCTTCGACGACGCCGAGACCGCGGCGCTGCTCGCGGCCCCGCGCGCGCTCGGGGTCATGGTCGGCGGCGACGCGACCCGCGTCGGCGACCTGGTCGCGGGCACCGCCGCGGTCGCCCGGGCCGGCGGCGCCGCCGCCCGCGGCTGGATCGTCGATCCGAACACCCGCGAGACGTTCACGCGCGCGGCGTTCGATGAGCGCCGCCCCGAGCCGCTGCCGCAGGCCAGCACCAACATGGTCGTGGTCGACCACGTCGCTGACGACGCCGGCGGGCTGTTCCTGGAGAGCGCGGGCCTGGCGCGCTTCGGCCTGCCCGAGCTGTACCTGGGTGGCGTGCCCCCGTGGTTCCCCGAGGCCGCCAACGAGATGTTCAACGCCGCCGCGCAGGAGCTCATCGAGCG
The genomic region above belongs to Myxococcales bacterium and contains:
- a CDS encoding M81 family metallopeptidase, whose amino-acid sequence is MTRIAVARFMQETNALTPVPTDLRDFEQSHYLVGAALAQAIEPGGHEVAGFFKKAELAGAVAAVRAAGATPVPILSAWASSGGKLTRACFDTLAERLADGLRAARPDGVVLALHGAMGVDGLRDPETELLRIARDAAGGVPLTCTHDLHANLTPRRCARCSGGWPGPNAPARSSAPRRSWSTRGTTTRRWAGRPWPTASRPRSSASSTSWPRCAGPGATSCRRPSAPRRPGWPRPGPRACAAGWAW
- a CDS encoding MlrC C-terminal domain-containing protein, coding for MTMSDASDVVTAGAPGDSTHLLRAMLAEGTGLLTYAAVRDPVAIEQLWAAPVGAEVDVEVGGHLDPASGPPLAVRATIVRTLEQPGFLRTAVLPIEHLRLVVTEGRRW
- a CDS encoding DUF2314 domain-containing protein; the encoded protein is MRAAVVVVVTLSLVATAGCRRSADRRASSRAIAARDASAATPAAPIAPTGIRTVGARPAAGSVRAAQVTDAYAIVLPPRADLAAVERAMRAVATARGLDAEFRPMTVAEIGVTAQSMRYFARGFDDAETAALLAAPRALGVMVGGDATRVGDLVAGTAAVARAGGAAARGWIVDPNTRETFTRAAFDERRPEPLPQASTNMVVVDHVADDAGGLFLESAGLARFGLPELYLGGVPPWFPEAANEMFNAAAQELIERGALPRDTLTTPPWPENARALRDHGGTGRVTFDVTWSLGDEADDPDAEPMLELTLPGGPFAERISAARRAFFGLEADKLLSGDPAKLEAARARALVALAALAPRFARGVPDLEALHVKAPFTTDHGGIEWMWVEVRTWQGQRITGILSNQPDDIAALKEGAEVEVRQDELFDYVHQRADGTTAGGETNRILAGED